The genome window GTTTCTAGCTGAGCTTGCGCGACTGCGGGCCAATTTTTGCCGGCTTTCCCCTTCGCCACACGCATGACATTTAATGCTGGAGACCACAGCCCGCTTTTTGCCAGTCGCAGCCCATTTTTGTAAGTCTCGTCATTGAAAGCAATTTCTTCTAAAGAAATCGCCGTTAACTGAACGGGGTTCGGCAAAAATTTGCGCGGGCTAATTTGATAAAGGGTAAATTGGGGCTCTAAACCAACTGTTTGGTCGATCGCCAACTGCGGGTTTTCGCCCTTAACAATTTGCTGCCAATTCGGCGGTTGTCCGGCCGCACTCGCCCAATCCAACAGCGACATTAAATGATTTTGGCTGGGGTTGTAGCGAACGACTTGTCCGTAGGGAATTTTCTTGTCGCCCCGCACCAGTTTACCGCTGACATTAAACCAAATGCCCGAAGCGGGGGGCTTTCCGTCAAAGCGGCGCAGTTCTGTTAGGGGTAACGACTGATTCGAGGCTTGATTGTCAGATGTAGAGTCAGCTAAAGAAGCAATGACAAAAGATTCCGCAGGGCCTTCTAAATTCACAGAACTTGCTAGCTGAAAATACTGCTCTTTATCGGAACTGCGATCGGGAAGTTGAACCCGCTTGTACACCCGAAGTTCGACAATTTGACGGCAAGGATTTTTGCAAACAGTAGAAGCCTTAACAGTTCTTTCTACCATCACCGGCAATAGCAAATCGGAAATAGAATTATCGCGGGCTCGATCGACGGGAAGCGGCAGGGGTTCTCCGGTTACGAATCCCAATTTGCGGATGCTGGCTTTGATTTGATCGAGAGTTTGGATCGAATCTCTGCTACCTGTAGGCAGGCGCGACCATTCGGGCACAAACTGAGAAATCAACTTGTTGCCATTGGGATCGACAATTAGCTGATAACTCAGCCAAGCGCCGCCTCCCATCAAAGCTGCACAGCCACCCAAGATGCTGAGGGCTGTCAAATTAGCTATCAGTCTTTTCCAGGGATATCTGGCGCGAGTTCGGGGAGTAGGTATTGGAATCTGGGACTCTTGAAGATTTTTGGGGCGTCGGGTTTGGCGACGGCGCCTTGTCGGAGGAGGAGCAACTTTGCGATTTTCTGGGGGTTTGGCTCGATTTTTTGAGGGGTTAATTTTGTGTTCCATCATGCCATTTTAGAATTTAGATTTTAGAATTTAGAGTTTAAAATTGCAATAGCCGATCGTACTGCCGACCTATGATATCCCAAGTGTATTGGCTTTCAACGAGCGATCGAGCGCTGGCAGAGAGCTCCTGTCTTAGCTGCTGATTTTCAAACAAACTGGTAATCGCCTCAACATACTCCTGAACTTTGTTCGCCCGCAAGGCCCTTATCAGTTGCGGGCCGCCATCGACGGCTAAACCCTCCAAACCTCGATCGCTAGCAACGACGGGGGTTCCCGCAGCCATCGCCTCCAAAGTTTTATTTTTAATTCCAAAACCAATCCGCATCGGCACCACACACACAGCAGCTTGATGCAAATATTCTGCCACCCTTTGCACCCGACCTACTACTTGAATTCCGGGGAGTTTCCCCAAGGCGAGCACTTCCGGGACTGGCGAAGCCCCTACTAAGGTGAGGGTAGCATCGGGATAGCGCTGCTGCAAAGGCGGCAGTATTTGCAAACTGAGAAACCGCGCCGCGTCAATATTGGGCAAATTGTTCATTGCGCCTGCAAAAATTAAGGTGTGTCCTCCCGGATCGATCGACCGGTACGGAAATGCGGCCAAATCCACGCCGTTAGGAATTACATCAATGGGAGGTACAAAAAAATCTTGTTTTCCTCGCACCCGAACCGGAGACAACAGCAATTCTAGGAGTTGCTCTCTGTCTGTGGATGTTGTCGCAACAATGCGGGAGAATTTGGAACAGTAGCGTTTTTCGTAGCGGGCGAGTAGCGGTAAATTTAGTCGATCGCGCAGGGGTTTTTCCGAGGTACCGGTTGCTAGCATTTCCCTGCAAGTTCCCCAAACGGAACTGTGAATGTTTGCCACTGTCAGCAGTTTTTGCCGCCATTCTGGACGCACGTAAATCTCGTTAACGCTGTGCTCGCAGGTGACAGCATCGCATTTGCCTGCTGTTACCAATTCGTCTGCCCAATTCTGCATTGCTTGGGAGTAGCTTGAGAGTACGTTCGGAGGCGTCCCGGACAACAAAAATCGACCGAATCTGTGGAATTTTCCTATTATTTCAGAGAACCCCCCCTCAGTCCCCCCCTTATTAAGGGGGGGAGGCAAGAAGCCCTCCTCAAGCCCCTGGTGCAGAGTTAGCCCCCCCTTGACAAGGGGGGGTAATTGCGGGTTGGGAAAAACTGCCAATTCTGCAACTTGCTGGCGCAATGTGTCGATTTGTGCATCGGTGACATCGGGCGATCTTACAGTGCCGAGAATTACATGATGCCGCCGGCTCAAGTATTGTAATAAATTAAACGTCCTTACCTGAGTTCCTCCGCGACTTGGCGGATAGGGAAAAGTCGAGGAAAGCATCAAAATCTTCATGGGATGTGGGATAAATAAAGTTGCCGCTTGCGCGATAAAATTGATTGATAAAATCTTTTTAACAATCTTCGCACCTATGGACGAATTATCTGTTAAGGCGCTGCTCGAAGACCTGAAAAAGCCCGACGAAAGTGTGCGCGATCGGGCAACTACAGAACTCTGGCGCACTTGGTTTAACCAGAAGGGTGACTATGGGATGCAAATTCTCAGGCGATCGCAAGTTTTACTAGATGCCGGCGATGTTAGCCGCGCCTTGGATTTGCTGACGAAACTGATTGCGGAAGCGCCGGATTTTGCGGAAGCTTGGAACCGACGCGCCGTACTTCACTATACCCAAGGAAATTATAAAAAGTCGATCGACGACTGCAAAATCGTCCTCAAACTGAACCCGGTGCATTTTGGGGCGTTGCACGGTCTGGGCTTGTGCTACGCTGCCTTGGGAGAATACATAAATGCTATTCAAGCTTTTCGCCGCGCTTTGGAAATTCAACCGTTTGCTTTGGTAAATCAAAAGTTAATTCTCGAATGTACGGCTCGTTTGAGTTAAAAAAGGAAGTTCGGCAACGAGCAATGTACGGGATGTAACGGATGGAAGAAGTAAGAAGGAGGAAGTAATAAGGCTTTAGTTATCGTCGCGAGAGAAGGCTTTAGTTATCGTCGCGAGATCTTAAAAATACAATAAAATCAATGATTGTCTTCATTTGTCCGCAATCTAAAATCCCAAGTTCAAAATCTAAAATAGTCTAAGTTAGTGCCAAAAATTAGCGTTTGCATTCCTACTTGCAATCGAGTGCATCTGCTGGCTTGTGCGATCGCCAGCGTGTTAGATCAAAGTTATACAGACTTTGAATTAATTGTCTGCGATGACGGTTCTACTGACAGCACTCCTCTGTTGATGTCGGAATTTGTCGATCGCGGGATTCGCTACATTCGCCACCCGCAGAATATCGGCAAGAGTAATAATATGCGATCGGGCTTTGCGGCAGCAAAGGGCGAATATTTTATCAAGTTTGACGATGACGATCGCCTGAGCGCGCAATTTCTAGAGCGGACATCTGCTATTTTAGATAAAGACCCCAGCATCGATTTTGTCAGTACAGATCACTGGGTGATCGACATTAACAATTATATTGACGAAAACCAGACAAAACTCAATTCGCAGCGGTGGGGGCGCACCGAGTTGTCGGCTGGAATTATTGAAGATTTGCTATCTGCAGTGTTTCTCAGACAAAGTTTGCAAATAGGGGCGACTTTGTTTCGGCGCCGGGCCCTGGAAGAAGTCGGATTTCTGCGGCCGAATTTGCAAAATTGCGAAGATAACGATTTGTTTGTGAGACTTGCGATTGCGGACAAAAAATGCTATTACTTGCCGGAGCTGTTGATGGAGTATCGAGTTCATGCAGGACAGCAAGGAGTCGATCGGGCAATTCCGTATTTGAGCGATAAATTGCGCTATTTACTCGGCTACGAATTTGATTCCGAGAAGTTGGAAACATTCAGGCTCAAAAGGATTGCAGAAACTCAATTAGCGCTAGGTTTGCGACTGATTGAGGTGGGTGAAACTGCAAAAGGGCGCCTGATGGTGCGGGCAGGAAAGTCTGTTTCTCCGGCGAAAATGTGGGCGGGTTTGGGATTGTCGTTGCTGCCCGTGGAGTGGCGGAGGAGGGCGTTTGAGTTTGTGCGGGGGTTGTTAAAACGGGAGTTGTGAATGCGGAGGATTTCGACAGCATACCGGGCGGTTTCAACTGCGTCTATACACACAAAACCCGCAAGGCAAGGGTTGAATAGTCGGCGGTATAAATCACATTTATACTCACATCTTGCACCATTCTCGCTTAACAGGCTTTCCGGCCTGTGAAGCGAGAAAATTCACTCTTTGTGGAACAGGCCGGAAAGCCTGTTCATAAAAGGCTTATTGAGAATGGTGCAACATCTCAGTTTATACAGACAAAACCCACCGACACAGGTTTGAATTATTGATTTTCTTCTGTCAGCGCAGGCGGACGAGAGGCAAGTGTAGGCGATGTTTTAAGCGCCGAGTCTTCAGGCGTGTCGGTTTACAACCAGAAATTATCCGATTGATATAGCGGGTAGCCACGGAATATCTGTAACGCCTGGGTCGTAGCCAAGTTGTTTGAGGAGTGTGGTAATTTGCCCTCTATGGTGAGTTTGATGATTGAACATATGTGTCACCAAAACCCAAGTCGGTAGCACGCGGCATTTACCATCTACATTGCTGGTGTACTCAAACGGTTGACTCAACCAGTCAGAATTCAGGTGTCTAGACCATTCTATAATTTGCCGATCCGTTGTCTCCCGTTCGGCTCTCAAAGCCTCAAATTCAGCATACAGTTCTTGCCCGATAGCGGTGACATAAAATGGGTGAAGAGTGAAACGCCCCATCCATGCTTTGTCACCATACAGTAAGTGATTCAAAGTCCCATGAATCGACTTGAAAAAGGCACCCATATCCTGTTTGCGCTGTTCGTCAGGAATTGCCGAGCATACAGAATATATCTTTTGGTTCATCCAGCAATTGTACTCGGCCATTAGCTGGTAGTAGCTACCGTCGTACATACTCAAAACTTAACTACATAGTTTAAACAACTTACATTATACAAATAGGTCTTTCACAATACTCCTGACTCTAATTGGTCTAGATAAATAAACTCAGGAGCTTTAACTCCGGCTTCTTCTCTAATTTTAACCAGTCTAGGCGACTCAAAAAACGCCCTAGCATCTGCGATTGATGTCCACGCGGAGAAATGAACTATTTTATTGGGTTCATTTTCATACTTCAAGACTTGATAGGAGCGCTCTCCAGCTTCTTTTCGGATGCTTTCAGCACGATCGAATACCTGTTTCCAAGCTTCATAATTTTCTACTTCATGAATAATTAAGACATACTGCATAGCAATAAAGTTTATTGGAACTTTAAGTTTGTGATGCTGCGAATTATAACAGACGATCGCACATTTTTTTCCATAAATTGCGATCGCCCCACGTCCAAAATGCAAACCTGTCATCAATGGAAGCGATTGCTTCCCTTCAGTCGCAATGAGATACTTATGTATCAGGACTTACGTAACAAGTGGTTGGACGCGCAAATTATAGCGGTAAGACTCCACGCACAACGCACCCTACATCCTACATATAGAGGTTATGCGTCCAGGACTGTAAAGTAGTAAATAGTGCCTGATGTAAATAAGTGTTTCCTAAATATCGTGTCTATATTTGCTGAAATTCCGACTGTGTGGTTGCAAATTTCCCTCGTGGGAGTCTGGTTGGGTGTGATTTTACTGGTAGCTGAGGGCTTAAATCGCTTTACTTCCGTCGATGCTGAGGTATCGCGGAAGGTTGTTCACATCGGTACTGGAAATGTGATTTTGCTGGCTTGGTGGCTGGAAATACCCGGTTGGGTGGGGATTTCGGCGGGGGTTTTAGCAGGTGCGATCGCCCTAATTTCTTACCAAGTTCCGATTTTGCCCAGTCTTAACAGTATCAATCGGCACAGTTGGGGAACTTTTTTCTATGCTGTTAGTATCAGCGTTCTCGTGGCTTGGTTTTGGCCGCTGCAACATCAGGAATACGCTGCTTTGGGCATTTTAGTCATGACTTGGGGCGACGGATTGGCTGCTGTCATCGGCCAGAAATACGGGAAACATATTTATCGAGTTTGGGGAATGAAGAAGAGTTGGGAAGGTTCTGCAACTATGTATTTGGTAAGTTTTGCTGTTAGCAGTTTGATTTTGCTGGCGGTTCAAGGCGCAGTTTGGCAAACTTGGGCTGTGTCGGCTGTTGTAGCTTTGGTTGCTGCTACTTTGGAGTCGGTTTCCAAGGTGGGAATTGACAATCTGACTGTGCCGATCTGCAGTGGGGCGATCGCCTTTTTCCTAAATCAATTTTTGATAATTGGTAATGTGTAATCTGAACTTCCCCCCACGGGGGCGTGGCTGGATACAGGTATGAATTCAAGATTTCGCTGCTATAAGCCAAGTATGGTGAGTTTTGTAACTTCCGATAAAAGTTGATTCATACCGTTAATCAGCAACGCCAATTATCAATGGTCTAAGTCCCGTTACAGCAGCCGGCGCGCTTGTAAAATTTGTTGTTCCCATTGCTCGAAAGCGGGGATTTTTGAGCGATCGTCTGTTAGAAACATCGCCCTTATTTGCTCCATCAGCTCGATCGCCAGCGGTACGCCAAGCTGCAATTGTTCCAACACATCCCGCTGAGCAAAAACGGTTTCCGGTGTTCCTTCTAAAATCAATTTTCCTCGATCCATTACAAACACCCAATCAGCCCAGCGGTAGATGAAATCGAGGTCGTGACTTGCTAAAAGGATGGTGGTTCCGGCGCTGTGAATTTGTTGAAGTAAACCGATCAGTTGTCGGGTGTGACGCGGATCGAGATAGGCGGTAGGTTCATCTAACAGCAGCAGTTTGGGCTTGAGAACCATGATATCGGCGATGGAAACCCGCTTTTTCTGGCCCAAACTGAGATTGTGAATTGGTTCGCGGGCGAGTTCGCTTAGATCGAATTGCTCGATCGCCTGCTGTACCTGTTGAGCAATTTCGGATTCTCTTAAGCCTAAATTGTACAATCCATAGGAAATATCTTCTTCTACCGTCGAAGCTACTAATTGATGTTCGGGATTTTGAAAGACGAGTCCGATTTGTTGGCGCAGTTGCATCAAAGATTTGCGATCGTAGCGAAAGGGTTCACCTTGCCAGCTAATGATTCCCTGTTGCGGTTGATATAAGCCATTTGCTAACAGAAAAAAGGTAGTTTTGCCGCAGCCATTTTGACCGATCAGCCCGCACCGTTTCCCAGCGGGAACTTTGAGATTTAAACCCTGAATTGCCACTCGCGAACCGCAGGGATAGGAGTAGGAAGTGGCAGCGAATTCGAGAATCCATTCAGACATATTCGTTATTTTTGATTTTTTATAGCCTTGTTCCCAGGCTCTGCCTGGGAATAAATACCCGGAGGCTATGCCTCCAATTACCGATTACCGATTTCCATTGTATTTGTGTCAGCCTCGATCGGATTTTGACAACTGCCAAAGTTGCATTTCATAACAGAGATGTTGCTCAAAAATTTGACTTGCCTCCAATCCTTCAACCACGAGCTTCTTGAACCAGCGACGAAATATCCAGCGCAGGAATTTGTGGACGGGGGGAACTGCGATCGCAATCAAATCCGCAACATAAATCATTGTATTTAGTCCATAGCGGCGGAAAGTATCGACATACAAATCGATTGTCGGTACAATATGAGCGGAAATGTCCTCAGTTTTTACTAAAGTGAATCCAGCCTGCTTTAATGCTGCATGAAGTTCCGTAACAACATGACAATTAGAGAACATTCCCTCTTGATAATTAGCATCAGATCGCAGCATATCTGCCAGCACAATGTAACCGCCCTGATTGAGGATTTTGGCGGCACCGTTAGCAATATCAACAGCCGACATATACTGGCTACTTTCGCTAAAGAGAATAAGATCGTAGAAACGGGTTGCTTTGAAGTCTTCAAACCTCGTGAGGTGGAAGATTGCCCGATCGCCCGTACACTTGAGAAAGCGCTGTTGTTGGAACGGATCGGGTGCGAGCCCTTCGACTGCAAAACCTCGATCGAGCAAATAAGCCGCATTTCCGCCAATCCCGCAGCCCACATCCAGTATCGTATGAGTGCCTTTGGGGATTGCATCCAACAGTTTTACAGTATAAGCTTGCTGAGCGACGCGCAATCGCGCGATCGTGAGTTCGTCAGCGGGCACGGGTAGGGTTTCCCAATAGCCGTAGTGAAGGTAGGGCGAATCTGTCAGCCCCAAATAGTAATTAAGCGCTGCATTTTGGTAGCGAGTTACCTTGGAAATTTCGATTGATTTTGGCTGCGGCATTCGGAAAATTTAGTAAGTTTTAGGATTTAGGGCAGAGTTGAAATTCTTCCCAGCGCTTGCATACTTGTTCATAGCACTCAACAGGAGAAATTGCCAACTTTTGCAACAAATTGATATCAATCTGACCGTTGGCGATCGACAAAAATATAATTGCTGCCTTGGGTTCGTAGCCAGCAATGATTTGCAGCAAATTGGAAACAATATTTTCCTCTATTTCTAGTTGCTGCAAATAAACGGTTGCCTCCAAGTCGGAAATAAATTGCAGATCGTACTTTATAGTATCTACGCTCCAATTCACATAGCCATTAATCGGAGTATTGATTTTGCAAGCAACCAAGCCTCGTCCTCTATGCAAAAAACCATTCCAAGCAGTATGTCCGATCGGCAAAATATTCTGATGAATAAACAAGTTTTGCCAGTAGCCAAAACTACCCTGCCAAACACTATCTTCAACTCGCATTTCTTTTCATTTCCATTAAAATAAGATACCCTTCAGAACCCAGCTCAAATTACATCAGCGTTCATCTGTGTTTATCTGCTGACATCTGCGGTAAAAAAAACCCAATCCAATAATTTTAAAAATAATAAACTCACCATCATCCATACCTCGCAGATGAAAAACATGATTGCAAACAAATCGGCGGGCATCCTGACTCAGAGATGCAATTATCTCATTACAGTTGCGGGACAGCGCCGGATTCGCACCGAACTTTCCCCCTTGCGTCTGATGGCTGTTCTCCATCAGAGCCGATCGATATACGGGAATATTACCACTATTTGGAACATTTGACAAAAAACCGTCCGTCTATTCACCAAACTCAATATTTTCATACAAATCGGCCAGCGAAATTTCCACAGCAACAGATGTTAAACTGAGCCGATCGCCCATACAGCTATATTCCGAAAAAATCCACTTATTGGTATCAGTTTTAGAATATTGCTCCACCCGCAGCCGATATTGGTCGATTAATAAATACTCCTGAAAACTAGGAATACTGCGATAAGCAGCAAACTTTTCATCGCGGTCATAAGCTTTAGTACCTTTAGACAGCACCTCAGCAATTAGCAGCGGATTGGTAATTGTATCCGTCCGTCCAGATTGCAGCTCGATCGGGCGCGCTACCACCATCACATCCGGGTAAGTATAATTATTAAGCTGGGGAATCCACAGCCGCTGCTCCGAACTAAAAGTCCGATATGGTTTCCCTTTTAACGCCAGTTTCAGCGCAACAACTAAATTAGTGGTAATTTCATTGTGATTCGGTGTGCCACCAGCCATCAGAACAATCTCCCCATTGATAAATTCATGCCGATCCAGAGAATTGATTTCCAATTCTAGATATTCCTGGGCCGTGTAGGTTTTGGTTTCAACTGGCGCGATCATATACAACGCTCTCCTTTAATCTACTTATTTTAGTTTATAGCCTTTCTCAGTAAGATGAGGTACACGCTCGATAAGCGGGGATAGGGATAGGGCATAGACCTCCGCGGGCACAGGGCATACCTCACTAAGATTGAGAACTGCTATATCTTTAAAATTCTGCTAATTCAACAGAAAAGGAGAATTTAATCATGCTAAGAAACAGGCTTTCCGGCCCGTTCCGCGAAGAGTGCATTTTCTTGTGGGGCGGGCAGGATGCCAACCCCTGGAAGGCTGATTGAGAACGTGCAAGATGTGAGTGCGATCGCACTTAACAAACTTACCGCAGCGGGACAAAGTTATAGCCAGTGCTTCCTCCTTGTTTAACTTGCACTAAAATCGGCTTACCGGCCCGATCGCCCGTGGACAAAAACTTCACATCCTCGCTCGATCCTGCTGCCGAAAAATTCGGATTTCTGAGTGCTTGTTGCAATCCGAACCGCGTATTGCTTTGTCGCAAGCCAGCGATGACAGCTTGAGTCGCGTCAAAACTCGTTGCTGTTCGCCAATTTACTACTCCTCCCCAGCGCTGACTGGCATTTTTAGGAAATGGATTGTTGGGATTAGTTTCAGGATGCCAGGGAACGGGCAAAACAAGCCCATCAACGTCCTTTTGCCCGTCTTTTAAAGTTTCAAAGGTGTAAAGAGTTGAACTGCTGTAAAGCGCCAATTTGCCTTGATTTGCACGGGCTAGATCGATCGCGCGATCGATGCGATCTACGTGGGATGCTAGCATCAATCCTTGTGCACCTTGGCTAACAGCATCCGCGATCACAGTGTTAGGATTAAATGTCGGCGCTGACAAGTCGCAGACAATAGGAACTAATCTGCCACCTGATGCTAAAAGAGAGGCAATAAATTCATCCTTAAACGAAGCTTTACCAGCAGCTTGAGAGTCGTAGCAGAAGGCAATATTGCTTTTGCCGACTTGTTTGACGATATACTCTGCTAAAGGAGCCGTCATCGATCGAGTATTGGGGACTGTCCGAAAAATATAGCTGCCAAAACCTGACAAATTATTCGTACTGCTGGTAGGTGTGATCATTACCAGTTTCTTTTCCTGATAAATTGGAGCGGCTGCTAAAGAGGCATTGCTGTCATTATGTCCGATTACCGCTAGAATTTTCGGATCATTTGCTAAGGCTGCTGCAACTTCTTTTGCAACTTCTGGACGGTTGTTGTCATTGACAATTTCAACTTGCAAACCGACACCGTTAATTCCTCCTCTAGCGTTGATTTCATCTTGAGCTTGGGCGACACCTCGGAGGATTTCTTGGGCAACATTGGGGTTGCTGCCGCTTGGCACGCTGACGGCAATTTTCAGAGAAGTGCGATCGCTTACTCTCGCATTATTCAAATAGATTACCGTTTCCGGGTCGTTGCGATTTTGTTGCAGCGAAGCCTGAAATTTTTGAACAGCTTCTTTGTAATCTCCTTTGGCAAAAGCTGTAACGCCTGCTTGCTTTTCGGCTGTTGTTTGCGATGTCAGCAATATCTGATTTCCTAAACTCATGCGAGTTGCGATCGCTCCGGGTGCGATCGGTGTCGGTGCCGCTGTAGATGTAGATGTAGATGTAGGTGTATTTGAAGTTTTGGCACTCAATAAACCGGGAAGGAACTTGTATGCGCCAAACCCAATTAAGCCGATGGCAATAATAAAAACAATGGGCGGCGGGCTGTTTTTTTTGTTAGTATCTTGATACATAATTTGTTCTCGGTATTTTGATACTGTAATTATTCATGCAACTACTGTTCACGTCAATTCATATAATTCATTAATTAAGTTCATAAAAGTCATATTTGTAATAGCTGTTGCAGGAAGTGCGATCGCCCTTATGAAAATCCGGCCCGCTAAACTAACGAGAATACGAGAATTATCAACAATAGTCTTGGAGGCGCGGGTGCTCAGAAACCGGGTTTTTTGCGAGAATACTTGGTTACAACCCACAGATTCAGTAAAAACCGGGTTTCTTTAATTGTGATGCGTAAGCCCCGTTGATATTAACCACCGCCACCGCCACCACCGCCACCACCGCCACCGCCGCCACCGCCACCGCCACCGCCACCACCGCCACCACCGCCACCACCGCCACCACCATCACTACTCGGATCTATGTAAGTCGTCACAACTATTTTTTCATGGTGATAACCGCAATTATTACAGTGATAGATAACTTTATCTTTCCCTTTAGTCTTTGGGGTAGCTGTAGAGATTACTTGTCTATTTTTGTCTAGCGTGAACTTTTTACATCTAAAACAGAATGTTATAAGATAGATGTAAATCGTCAGTAAGATTAAGTAAAGCAAAGATATCCATATCGGGAATGTCATTGCTGCTATGAATAATACAATCATTAAGAAGATGTCTAGAAAAAAGTTTCCTGTTCCCGAAGCAGTTTGAGATTGGTTGCCAGTTTGTTGCCAGCCAGGTTGAGGTATATTCAGAATCACCTGGGGAAATGCAATCTGCACTTCTAATTCTTGTTCCGGTGGAATAGGCTGACTTGCCACAAATTCAAATGTTTTAGGATCTACTTGACGGGGAACTGCTGCTGCACCAAAATTCGTAAACGAGAGAACTTTTCCTGACAAAGCATCGGGTAATTTCACCGTAACTTTTCCAGTATTAACTGGTGCTTTTCGACCCGCTGCAATCGCTTTCCAATAAACTTGAGTATTCTCACCATCTAACTGCAATCCGCCTACCACGCGATATTTGATGACAAAAGTATGTGATTCTGGCGCTTTTAATCGATGTTGCCAACGAATCCAAAGTTCATTGTTTTCAATCCCCGTGCTACTCGGAATTATTTGATTATTTTCTTGAACGGTGACATCTTTAATTTCATCTACCTTACTTAGAGGAATATAGCGATATCGTTCAGTGTTGTAGTCGGCTGTGAACACATATTTTTGGGTTTCGGTAACTAACATATCTCCGTTCGTCTGAACGTCGATGATGACGTTAATATTATCCCAGTAAAACGGTAATTGTTGGGCTGCTGCATGAGTGACTGTGACCATAAATACGGTCAAGGAGGTCATTAAGAAATAAATTATTTTTTTGAGGAGGCGTTGATTTCTCATATAATTTGTACGGGACAACTGTTGATTACAATTATTCAACAGGTTTCTTTTAAGGTCAATTCATTAAATTCATTAATTATGTTCATAAAAGTCATAGGTTTAGTCCAGTAGTCGGACAATCGAGTAGTCCGCCAGGGGTTTCAACCCCTGGCGGACTAATAGGCAAAGCCTGGGAACGAGTAATTTAATGTTGAAATGCCGCGCTTAACAAAGTTAAAACTGTACAACCAAACAAAGCTTCCAATGTATATCTGCGCGAAGGTTTGTAAGGGTAAGAATTCCAAACGCGCAATTCTCCATTAAAGCCGCGCGAGGCTAAACTCAGCGATACTTGACGGTAGTTTTCCAAAGTTCGCTGAAGCAATTGCCCGATTAAAATGCCTAAACTGTGCATTCCCAGCTTCCAAGTGCGGTAGCCGCAGCGCGAGTTTTGAGCAATCCAAAGTTCATCGGCGATCGCCAATAAGCTAAAAATAAACCGATACATTAGTAATAGCAGTTCTGTGACTAACTCTGGACAGCGTAATTGTCTGAGAATTTGCAAGATTTCGGTAAATGGAACCGTCAAAAGGATGAAATACATACAGCTTGTCGATGCGAAGGCGCGGGCAAACAGCAAGCTCACTTGGTATATTCCAGTGCGGCTCACATAGAGATAAAAAGTGCCGGTGCTAATGCCCCAACCTTGCCAAATATCCCACCCAATTGCAGGGATACGATCGCCCGCAACCGCACCCATCGCCAAAGCAGGCAAACTTGTCAGCAAAAACATCAACGGTAGCGACAGCAACCGCAAATACAGTTTCCCCGGAATACCCGCATAGACGACGATCCACACGGCCAACCACAGGGCGATCGACAATTGGACGATCGCCCCAGAAACCAGAGACAGAATTAAAAGGGCGATCGCAAAGGATAACTTGTGAGATGGCGGCAACCCCCGCAAGCGATTTGTATAAGCCA of Oscillatoria nigro-viridis PCC 7112 contains these proteins:
- a CDS encoding Uma2 family endonuclease, with protein sequence MIAPVETKTYTAQEYLELEINSLDRHEFINGEIVLMAGGTPNHNEITTNLVVALKLALKGKPYRTFSSEQRLWIPQLNNYTYPDVMVVARPIELQSGRTDTITNPLLIAEVLSKGTKAYDRDEKFAAYRSIPSFQEYLLIDQYRLRVEQYSKTDTNKWIFSEYSCMGDRLSLTSVAVEISLADLYENIEFGE
- a CDS encoding DUF2207 domain-containing protein, whose amino-acid sequence is MRNQRLLKKIIYFLMTSLTVFMVTVTHAAAQQLPFYWDNINVIIDVQTNGDMLVTETQKYVFTADYNTERYRYIPLSKVDEIKDVTVQENNQIIPSSTGIENNELWIRWQHRLKAPESHTFVIKYRVVGGLQLDGENTQVYWKAIAAGRKAPVNTGKVTVKLPDALSGKVLSFTNFGAAAVPRQVDPKTFEFVASQPIPPEQELEVQIAFPQVILNIPQPGWQQTGNQSQTASGTGNFFLDIFLMIVLFIAAMTFPIWISLLYLILLTIYIYLITFCFRCKKFTLDKNRQVISTATPKTKGKDKVIYHCNNCGYHHEKIVVTTYIDPSSDGGGGGGGGGGGGGGGGGGGGGGGGGGGGGGG
- the cbiQ gene encoding cobalt ECF transporter T component CbiQ; this encodes MNHQIDSLAYTNRLRGLPPSHKLSFAIALLILSLVSGAIVQLSIALWLAVWIVVYAGIPGKLYLRLLSLPLMFLLTSLPALAMGAVAGDRIPAIGWDIWQGWGISTGTFYLYVSRTGIYQVSLLFARAFASTSCMYFILLTVPFTEILQILRQLRCPELVTELLLLMYRFIFSLLAIADELWIAQNSRCGYRTWKLGMHSLGILIGQLLQRTLENYRQVSLSLASRGFNGELRVWNSYPYKPSRRYTLEALFGCTVLTLLSAAFQH
- a CDS encoding SAM-dependent methyltransferase, producing MPQPKSIEISKVTRYQNAALNYYLGLTDSPYLHYGYWETLPVPADELTIARLRVAQQAYTVKLLDAIPKGTHTILDVGCGIGGNAAYLLDRGFAVEGLAPDPFQQQRFLKCTGDRAIFHLTRFEDFKATRFYDLILFSESSQYMSAVDIANGAAKILNQGGYIVLADMLRSDANYQEGMFSNCHVVTELHAALKQAGFTLVKTEDISAHIVPTIDLYVDTFRRYGLNTMIYVADLIAIAVPPVHKFLRWIFRRWFKKLVVEGLEASQIFEQHLCYEMQLWQLSKSDRG
- a CDS encoding ABC transporter substrate-binding protein; translated protein: MYQDTNKKNSPPPIVFIIAIGLIGFGAYKFLPGLLSAKTSNTPTSTSTSTAAPTPIAPGAIATRMSLGNQILLTSQTTAEKQAGVTAFAKGDYKEAVQKFQASLQQNRNDPETVIYLNNARVSDRTSLKIAVSVPSGSNPNVAQEILRGVAQAQDEINARGGINGVGLQVEIVNDNNRPEVAKEVAAALANDPKILAVIGHNDSNASLAAAPIYQEKKLVMITPTSSTNNLSGFGSYIFRTVPNTRSMTAPLAEYIVKQVGKSNIAFCYDSQAAGKASFKDEFIASLLASGGRLVPIVCDLSAPTFNPNTVIADAVSQGAQGLMLASHVDRIDRAIDLARANQGKLALYSSSTLYTFETLKDGQKDVDGLVLPVPWHPETNPNNPFPKNASQRWGGVVNWRTATSFDATQAVIAGLRQSNTRFGLQQALRNPNFSAAGSSEDVKFLSTGDRAGKPILVQVKQGGSTGYNFVPLR